A window of Pseudoalteromonas sp. MEBiC 03607 genomic DNA:
GTATTTAATGCAGTTCAATCAAACTCTATTGCTGCTGCATTTGATGTTGCGTTTGGGATTCCAAGCTATGTTGTCGGAATCGCCTTGGTATTAGGGTCTGGCATTATCATTTTTGGTGGCTTAAAAACTATTTCACGTTTTGCAGAAATGGTTGTGCCATTTATGGCGCTGGCTTATTTGCTAGTTGCACTCTATGTATGTGCCATGAACTACGATTTACTACCAAATGTATTCATGCATGTTATTAATAGTGCCTTTGGTATCGAGCAAGCAGGCGCTGGTGCAATTGGTTATGGTGTTATGCAGGCGATGATCCAGGGTATTAAACGTGGCTTATTCTCTAATGAAGCTGGTATGGGTAGTGCTGCAAATGCTGCTGCAACGGCAACACCTAACCCACCGCACCCAGCCTCACAAGGTTATGTGCAAATGCTCGGTGTATTTGTAGATACAATTATTATTTGTACTGCAACCGCAGCCCTTATTTTATTATCACAACAGCTTATACCTGATTCAGGTGTGACTGGTATTGCATTGACGCAAGCTGCCCTTGAAGAACATGTTGGTAGCTGGGGAGCAACCTTTGTTGCGATTGCAATTTTGTTTTTTGCATTTACCTCGATTGTTGCTAATTATTCTTACGCGGAAACCAATTTATTATTTTTAGAACATAACCATGCATCGGGCATGTTGATCTTCCGATTATTAGTACTTGGTATGGTGATGTTTGGTGCGCTCGGCGAATTACCTTTAGTATGGACGCTTGCCGATATTTCGATGGGCTTGATGGCAATTGTTAACGTCTTCGCTTTATTTATGCTTTCGGGTATCGTTATTTGGCTTGCGAAGGATTACAACTCACAACGTAAAGCAGGTAAATTACCTACTTTCGATCCTTCGCAAAACAAAAAGCTCGATCAAACTATTCCTAAAGGCGCGTGGCGCAAATAATCAAGCCAAGTGAT
This region includes:
- a CDS encoding sodium:alanine symporter family protein; its protein translation is MTDIINSISSLLWGHILVYLLIAAGLFFTLRLGFIQFTQFPHMIKVMFQSRQGSGDGISSFQAFCTSLAARVGTGNMAGVAVALYLGGAGAIFWMWLIALIGMATSFAESTLAQAYKTVDEDGNFRGGPAYYMEYGLGKRWMGVIFSLCLILAFGLVFNAVQSNSIAAAFDVAFGIPSYVVGIALVLGSGIIIFGGLKTISRFAEMVVPFMALAYLLVALYVCAMNYDLLPNVFMHVINSAFGIEQAGAGAIGYGVMQAMIQGIKRGLFSNEAGMGSAANAAATATPNPPHPASQGYVQMLGVFVDTIIICTATAALILLSQQLIPDSGVTGIALTQAALEEHVGSWGATFVAIAILFFAFTSIVANYSYAETNLLFLEHNHASGMLIFRLLVLGMVMFGALGELPLVWTLADISMGLMAIVNVFALFMLSGIVIWLAKDYNSQRKAGKLPTFDPSQNKKLDQTIPKGAWRK